A section of the Humulus lupulus chromosome 2, drHumLupu1.1, whole genome shotgun sequence genome encodes:
- the LOC133814801 gene encoding uncharacterized protein LOC133814801: MKVPKTITYNSLVDQLYTLIGADKSRIDLDLNVIYHFGSKGIPPSLISNDDDVVFFLDEIGTSINNRTPLCVSTIEKRSNDPLVTKTHDNENIDRPACNDVLVKHNLQQSTSNEVSKIHDSSNNRGRKVRQVGEDNLWSTPLLLNQGEKGSTSASTAQLLTSSSSINSWEIKEGQIFENKQEVKMKLHLYALKKNFEFKVKKSAKNIWCIVCVDDKCKWRLRATKLVNSNMFEVRKLFGEHTCSLDVRHKDHRQASPWLIGHVIRRKFEGDNVNYKPRSIVKDMSLSYGVHMSYAKARRCREHALAYIRGTLESSFQKLPSFLYMMEQKNPGTVTHLQMDNEGRFKYCFMALGVSIMGFKTYIRPVICVDGTFLTTRCGGTLLCAMGQDANKQIYPIAFSVVDSENNDTWLYFLLRLKEAIGEVENLVFVSDRHTSIASALTKNFPEAHHGACIHHVSINIRVKFKTDHCHEEFFLAAKAYRKREFLCHFEKIKFKDLAIAQYLENQAGFEKWARSFFPGHRYNLMTTGIAESWNNVIGEALGWPITCLMEFMRHTLQKWFFECRTATSVDTGPLATEVEADLRKLADKSTTSFPFLSSQCEITILDGDLDGDVDLRRKKCSGRRFDLTGLPCEHALAGARDRGICPYSLCSRFFIVEAWLSSYGGYVYTLGNEESWVIPNDIGSMMIAPPLVKQKAGRPKKKRRLSKGEKNSKQCRCSRCGVLGHNRVTCTTVCPSPSRHA, from the exons ATGAAGGTGCCAAAGACTATCACTTACAATAGTCTTGTTGATCAATTGTATACTTTAATCGGAGCTGACAAGTCTCGTATTGATCTTGACTTAAATGTAATCTATCATTTTGGAAGTAAAGGTATCCCTCCATCTTTGATTAGTAATGATGATGATGTTGTTTTTTTTCTTGATGAGATAGGAACATCTATCAATAATCGGACACCCCTATGTGTGTCTACTATAGAGAAGAGAAGTAATGATCCTTTGGTTACTAAAACAC atgataatgaaaatattGATAGGCCTGCCTGCAATGATGTACTTGTGAAGCATAATTTACAACAGTCAACCTCCAATGAAGTATCGAAGATCCATGATTCCTCAAATAATAGAGGTCGTAAAGTAAGACAGGTTGGTGAAGATAATCTATGGAGTACTCCACTTTTGTTGAATCAAGGGGAAAAAGGCTCTACTTCAGCCTCAACAGCTCAATTACTGACATCTTCTTCGAGTATCAATTCGTGGGAAATAAAAGAGGGTCAAATATTTGAGAACAAGCAAGAGGTGAAGATGAAACTCCATCTTTATGCATTAAAGAAAAACTTTGAGTTTAAAGTAAAGAAGTCTGCGAAAAATATATGGTGTATAGTATGTGTTGATGATAAATGCAAATGGAGGTTGAGGGCTACAAAATTGGTTAATTCCAATATGTTCGAGGTTCGTAAATTATTCGGTGAACACACATGTTCATTGGATGTTCGACATAAAGATCACCGCCAGGCATCCCCATGGCTTATTGGACATGTCATAAGGAGAAAATTTGAGGGTGATAATGTTAATTACAAGCCAAGGTCAATTGTAAAAGATATGAGTTTATCATATGGAGTTCATATGAGCTATGCTAAAGCTAGGAGGTGTCGAGAGCATGCATTGGCTTATATAAGAGGTACACTAGAATCATCATTTCAGAAACTTCCCTCATTTCTATACATGATGGAGCAAAAAAATCCTGGAACTGTTACTCATTTGCAGATGGACAATGAAGGTAGGTTCAAATATTGCTTCATGGCCTTAGGTGTTTCTATAATGGGGTTTAAAACATATATTCGCCCAGTTATATGTGTAGATGGAACCTTCTTGACTACTCGGTGTGGAGGTACTTTGTTATGTGCCATGGGACAAGATGCTAACAAGCAAATATATCCAATTGCATTTTCAGTAGTTGACTCAGAGAATAATGACACATGGTTGTATTTTCTACTGAGGTTGAAGGAAGCGATTGGTGAAGTGGAGAATCTAGTATTCGTGTCTGATAGACATACTAGTATAGCAAGTGCCTTGACTAAAAATTTTCCTGAGGCACACCACGGTGCTTGTATACATCATGTTAGCATAAATATCCGTGTGAAGTTCAAAACTGACCATTGCCATGAAGAATTCTTCCTTGCAGCGAAAGCTTATAGAAAGCGAGAGTTTTTATGCCATTTTGAGAAGATTAAATTCAAAGATCTTGCAATTGCTCAATACTTAGAGAATCAAGCGGGTTTTGAAAAGTGGGCTCGTTCTTTCTTTCCTGGTCATCGATATAATTTAATGACTACAGGTATTGCCGAAAGCTGGAACAATGTCATTGGTGAGGCACttgggtggccaattacttgtcTCATGGAATTTATGAGGCACACTTTACAAAAATGGTTTTTCGAGTGTCGAACTGCAACATCAGTGGATACAGGTCCTCTTGCCACAGAAGTGGAAGCTGATTTGCGAAAGTTAGCAGACAAGTCCACTACCTCGTTCCCTTTTCTGTCTAGTCAGTGTGAAATAACAATATTGGATGGTGATCTTGATGGAGATGTCGACCTCAGGAGGAAAAAATGTAGTGGTAGAAGATTTGATTTGACAGGTCTTCCTTGTGAACACGCTCTAGCTGGTGCTCGAGATCGTGGCATTTGTCCATATAGTTTATGCTCCAGATTCTTCATAGTTGAAGCGTGGTTGTCATCCTATGGTGGATACGTATATACGCTGGGTAATGAAGAATCTTGGGTGATACCAAATGACATAGGAAGTATGATGATAGCTCCTCCTTTAGTGAAGCAGAAGGCtggtcgtccaaagaagaaacGACGTTTATCAAAGGGTGAGAAGAATAGCAAACAATGTAGATGTAGTAGATGTGGTGTCCTGGGCCACAATCGAGTAACGTGCACCACTGTTTGTCCCTCGCCGTCTAGACATGCTTAG